The Balearica regulorum gibbericeps isolate bBalReg1 chromosome 23, bBalReg1.pri, whole genome shotgun sequence sequence aaaGCGCCACCCAAACGCCACGTTTCAATGTCCTGGGACATCCCCTCACCTCTATTCGTCCCCGGGAATCCCCATGAGCAGGACTGACAGACACACCGGGCGCCGCTCAGGCGGTAAAAATCCACACGAGCGCAGGCAGCTGTAGAACAGTCCTACCACCACCGAAAAATCCCGcgattttctctctttttccaggcTGCTGTACCCTCTAGGGGTTCTCCTCAATTACCCAGGCACCGCGCAAGCCTCAATAAAACACCTGTGTGTACGCAGTCCTGGAGACGATTACGCTTCCCTCTGCCTAACGAGGGGCAtccacctccccagcccagagcagtagatataaagaaacagaaataatcaaGATTGCGGCCTAAGTGTTTATCAAGACTCCTATAAATCAGAAAagtcccttccttcttcctttttttctctttttttttttttccttctcaataGCTAAATGTCAAATCTGCTCCAAGTGTTCCCAGTGATTTATTTCCATCTGGCTACGCTATATATTTCCGCGACTGCGCCGCAAAAATCTACTTGACGGATCCGAGTGGTGGTTAAAAAATTCATTATGTGGCTGCATTTTCATCTATATTCtaattgcttctcttttcttagtcaattaaaaataagtagctCCTCAGGAGCAGCGATAACGTATGCCACCATCTTCAATTCACTCGTGAAATGAAGCCGAGTTTGAGCCCTCaactggagaaggggaaaagcacCCATCGCGGTAAATTAATATTCGTCTTTTCCCAAACTCTCGCTAATCCTTCCTGGGGAGAGCGAGATGCcgaaggggggaggaggggaggggttACGGGTGTCTTAAAACCTCAGCCCTTAATTGAAAACTAACTTGAATTTCAATTCACAGTCAGGGCTTTTGCCTTCCTGCTGCCGGCAAGGAGGAAGAAGCGTTCTTTGGTGGCTGAAAGGACTGAAACGAATCTCTTGCTGCAAAAGTTcagctttcagagaaaaaaaacccacactggGCTTACAGCACCAAGGGGGCGTGGGCAAAATAACAATCCAGTGCTTAAGCTAAACGGGCCTGTTTAATTCTCCAAATACCTGAATTTGCGGCGATCAGCTTGTCAGCCCTGGACTATTTGACGCTGAGCTTTGCTGAGGCTTCTGGCTCTCGAGGTAGGTAGAAAGCGGCTCCCAACACCACTCAAACTTACTAAAGACCAGGCTGCAAGGCACAGCGGGCCGCTTCGGGGCAGCCCTGCGGCCGAGGTACGGGGACTACGGCTACAGGAACGCAGCCGTGCCAGGGACCAGCAACTCGGCACCGCATAAGGACGATACTTACTCTCTCCTGTTCTTTGTCTCCTCTGATTGACCCACAAACCGTTCAGTACAGTTGTCGTCCCTTTTTAGGTGACTACACTGCAACTAACGGTTCTGAATTACAAGCCGGGAGCAGCGTTGCAGAGAAAGAGTAATTGCAGCCCGACCGCTCTAGGAGGGTTACCTTCCCGTGATGCTCCTTGCACCACTCGGACATGCTCTCCAGCAGCTCGTCGGGCTGATTAATGATCAGGTTAGGGCCCTGTCGGGGCGAGAAAAAGCACAGAGGTAACGACAAAGGGTTGGGGGCCCGGCCGTCGCTCCCACCACACCCCAGCGGGACGGCGGAGTGGccccggggatggggacagggcccggggatggggatggggacagggcctggtcccagggatggggatggggatggggacagggacagggccTGGtcccggggatggggacagggcccagggatggggacggggatggggatggggacagggagagggacAGGGCCCGGGCtcggggatggggacagggccCGGGCTCGGGGGCTGCTCCTCACCTCGGCCAGGACGTTGAGGTCGGAGTCGGTGATGAGGCAGGCCATCTCCAAGATCTGGTCCTTCTCCACGTCCAGGCCCGTCATCTGCCACACCGGGGAGCGGCACCGTCAGCGCGGCCGCGGGCCGCCCGCGcccccctcctttcctttcctttcccttccccctcttcccttcccttcccctcccctcccgccgccgcgccccgcaCCTCCAGATCCACCCAGACCATCCGCTGGCCCATGCCGCCTCCGGCCatgcccgccgcccgccgccggccccgccacAGCCTCCCGGCGCAGCTCCGCAGGCGACCCAGGCCGGCGCGGCAGCCGCCCAGCATCTCCGCCAGGCCGCAAAGCGCCGCCGCCGAACTACACCTCCCGGCGGCCCCCGCGGCGCAGGGTTCCCCCCGGACGGCCGCGGGAGGCGGCCGCGGGGACTGCCGGGAGTTGTAGTCGCGGGCGGAGCCGGGAGCCACCCACCGGGGAGCTGCTGCGCGACCGGGGCGGAGCGGCCGCGGCCTCCCCCGAACcccgggcagagccggggggaCGCGCCGGCCCCCTCGCACGGAGCCAGCCTCGCTCCCCGAGGCCGAAAGCACAACGGCCGCTACGCAGATTTTTTCCAGGGAGacttttaatgctgctttttggggttgtggttttggggtttgtttcttttttttttccccctcccgGACAAGGAACAAACATTCTGTATCAAAACAACACTCGCCCCAAATACCCGAGATGCCAGAAAGCATCCGTACCCCAGCTCTGCCTACAGGGACGTACCCCCGCACCCCCCTGTGACCCGCTACAAAAATACAAACGTTGACCGTGTCggcttttttctcttccccccccccctccctgagGTGCGGAGCTAACTTACTTAAAAACGAGACGCTAGTTTGGGAGGATTACGCTGCTAGTACttttacaaacattaaaagGTAACTGCCAGgggctggggtttgttttggggtgttttgtttgttgtttttttttttttttctttcttttaaacaggTATGCTTGGTAAGAAAGAGATTTGAGCTTTCTCAGCTGCCGAGTCCTTTAAAGCCCACCGAACGGGTGTTAGTGCCGCGACGGGTGCCACTTGGCCTCTCTGTAACTCTCTCTCCGGTAGTCGTAGTCGTGGCTCCAGCCATCCCGGTGCCTCTCTTCGTAGGCgggctcctctctgcccccccGGTAACGATGCTCAGCGCCGGCGTCGTGCCCCCTCTCCTCAAAGCCGTACTCTTCCCTCTTGCCCCTGCCGTAATCGGGGACCCGCTCCCCGAAGCGCTGCTCGCGGCCAAAGTGCCGGCCCTCGGGGTGGTAAGGGTGGGTGCTCAGCCTGCCCTTGCGCGGCGGCGCCGCCAGTTCCGGACGCCGCGGTATTTGGGAGGGGGGCGATGGGTGAAAGGCGTGAGGAACGTGTTGATAGCCGGGGGGGGTCCCGAACGGAGGCTGCTGCCGCATGACGTTGTTCATctggaaagagaggaggaaaagggtcGCTGGATTGGACGCTGGAACCCAAACCCACGCCTTCATCGCGCTGCAAGCGCCGGGGAAAAGGAAccttttcagtttggaaatgaCACCAGACTCGCAGAATAGCGATCACCAAGGGCTTCACCTCCAGCTACAGCCCAAAGCCCTCCCTGACATGGAGCGCCTCGGTACCAGGAGCTGTTACACCTTTTGGAATTGCCCTTTCCACGCTCCAAAAGCGCCTCCTCTGCAACTTCTCGCCATTGTTAGAGGAAACGGGCGCTCAAAATTAGGGACAACTCTGCCATGCATTGTCTGTCGGCCGACTGCGGCGTTGGACGCTATCGGCACGAGCGAACGGCGTACCACCGCTTGTCTCTGAAGGTTCTCGGCAGACGGCAGAGACCGCTGTGCCGGCGAGAATCCCACGGCTACCGTACTGTCAGGACTCCTGTCGtatctgcagggaaaaaagagaggaaaaaaaaaaaatgaggaacgCAGCGAACGccattttctccttcaaacCGCACACTCGCGGAGGGGGCACGTACCTGCCGGGGTTTGCCGCCGGATGCGGCGCGCCAGTCGGGCTGGTGTTGGCGGGTCCGTGCGGGGAACAAGACGGGTTGCTCTCCAGAGACGCGTGACTGCTCCCTGAAGAGAAACAAACGGTTCGTGAGACTGACAAAAGCGAGTTAGAGGACGGCTTCCAAGGGTTACAGATGAAtaatccaaaaaagaaaaaaaaccccaagagaaGACTCGGCTCACGCTTGGCCACAACCCACAGAAAGGCCCCCGGTGAAGCAGGGGCAGGAACGCGCACGCCTGCTCGCCGCCGCCGTTCCCCGGCATCGCCGGGCGAGCGCCCGTTGGGTGGGAAAGGCGCGCGATCTAGCCAAACCCAGCAGAGACCCGTGGGACGCGGGAGCAGCCGGCGGTCTCGCTGTCTCGGCAGGAACCGGGGTTGTTTCCCGTTTCTTTCGGCGCGTACCTGATCGGAACTGGATTTTGATGGGCCGCCCGTACAGCTTGATCCCGTTAAGC is a genomic window containing:
- the RBM7 gene encoding RNA-binding protein 7; this encodes MGAAAAEADRTLFVGNLDPKVTEELIFELFHQAGPVIKVKIPKDRDGRPKQFAFVNFKHEESVPYGLSLLNGIKLYGRPIKIQFRSGSSHASLESNPSCSPHGPANTSPTGAPHPAANPGRYDRSPDSTVAVGFSPAQRSLPSAENLQRQAVMNNVMRQQPPFGTPPGYQHVPHAFHPSPPSQIPRRPELAAPPRKGRLSTHPYHPEGRHFGREQRFGERVPDYGRGKREEYGFEERGHDAGAEHRYRGGREEPAYEERHRDGWSHDYDYRRESYREAKWHPSRH